In Pseudomonas nunensis, a single window of DNA contains:
- the astD gene encoding succinylglutamate-semialdehyde dehydrogenase, translating to MMNSLYIAGEWLAGQGEAFQSLNPVTQQVLWTGEGATTAQVESAVQAARQAFPGWARRTLDERISVLEAFAGALKNHADELARCIGEETGKPLWESATEVTSMINKIAISVQSYRERTGEKSGPLGDATAVLRHKPHGVVAVFGPYNFPGHLPNGHIVPALLAGNSVLFKPSELTPKVAELTVKCWIEAGLPAGVLNLLQGARETGIALAANPGIDGLFFTGSSRTGNHLHQQFAGRPDKILALEMGGNNPLVVDEVADLDAAVYTIIQSAFISAGQRCTCARRLLVPQGAWGDTLLERLVAVSSTIDVGAFDQTPAPFMGSVISLGAAKALMDAQEHLLATGAVALLEMTQPQAQAALLTPGILDVTAVAERPDEELFGPLLQVIRYADFEAAIAEANDTDYGLAAGLLSDSEARYQQFWLESRAGIVNWNKQLTGAASSAPFGGVGASGNHRASAYYAADYCAYPVASLETPSLVLPATLTPGVRMA from the coding sequence ATAATGAATTCGCTATACATCGCAGGTGAATGGCTGGCCGGCCAGGGTGAAGCCTTTCAATCGCTGAACCCGGTGACCCAACAAGTGCTGTGGACCGGCGAAGGCGCCACCACCGCTCAGGTTGAATCCGCCGTGCAAGCTGCGCGTCAGGCGTTCCCGGGCTGGGCCCGCCGCACCCTGGACGAGCGCATCAGCGTATTGGAAGCCTTTGCTGGCGCCCTGAAAAACCACGCTGACGAACTGGCTCGCTGCATCGGTGAAGAAACCGGTAAACCCCTGTGGGAATCGGCAACTGAAGTCACCAGCATGATCAACAAGATCGCGATCTCGGTGCAGAGCTACCGCGAACGTACCGGCGAGAAGAGCGGACCGCTGGGCGACGCCACCGCCGTGCTGCGCCACAAACCACACGGCGTGGTCGCGGTGTTCGGTCCTTACAACTTCCCGGGTCACTTGCCTAATGGCCACATTGTGCCGGCGCTGCTGGCCGGTAACAGTGTGCTGTTCAAGCCAAGCGAACTGACGCCGAAAGTCGCCGAGCTGACGGTCAAGTGCTGGATCGAAGCCGGGCTGCCAGCGGGTGTGTTGAACCTGCTGCAAGGCGCTCGCGAAACCGGTATCGCCCTGGCGGCGAACCCAGGGATCGACGGTTTGTTCTTCACCGGTTCGAGCCGCACCGGCAATCACCTGCATCAACAATTTGCCGGGCGTCCGGACAAAATCCTCGCGCTGGAAATGGGCGGTAACAACCCATTGGTGGTCGACGAAGTCGCCGATCTGGATGCCGCGGTTTACACCATCATTCAGTCGGCATTCATTTCCGCCGGTCAGCGTTGCACCTGTGCCCGCCGCTTGCTGGTGCCGCAAGGCGCTTGGGGCGACACGTTGCTGGAGCGTCTGGTGGCGGTCAGCTCGACAATTGACGTCGGTGCGTTCGACCAGACGCCGGCACCGTTCATGGGCTCGGTGATTTCCCTCGGCGCTGCGAAAGCGTTGATGGATGCCCAGGAACATCTGTTGGCCACTGGCGCAGTAGCGCTGCTGGAAATGACTCAGCCTCAGGCTCAGGCCGCGTTGCTGACCCCAGGCATTCTGGACGTTACCGCCGTTGCCGAGCGTCCTGACGAAGAGCTGTTCGGCCCGTTGCTGCAGGTGATCCGCTACGCTGATTTTGAAGCGGCGATTGCTGAGGCCAACGACACCGATTACGGCTTGGCGGCCGGTTTGCTCTCGGATTCCGAAGCGCGTTACCAGCAGTTCTGGCTGGAAAGCCGCGCCGGTATCGTCAACTGGAACAAACAGCTGACAGGTGCTGCGAGCAGCGCACCATTCGGCGGCGTCGGCGCCTCGGGCAACCACCGCGCCAGCGCCTACTACGCCGCAGATTACTGCGCGTACCCGGTGGCTTCGCTGGAAACCCCGAGCCTGGTGTTGCCTGCGACCCTGACGCCTGGCGTACGGATGGCGTAA
- the aruF gene encoding arginine/ornithine succinyltransferase subunit alpha, which produces MLVMRPAQMADLGEVQRLAADSPIGVTSLPDDVERLSDKIAASEASFSAEVSFNGEESYFFVLEDSATGKLVGCSAIVASAGYSEPFYSFRNETFVHASRELKIHNKIHVLSQCHDLTGNSLLTSFYVKPELVGSPWAELNSRGRLLFVASHPERFADSVVTEIVGYSDENGDSPFWDAIGRNFFDLNYAAAERLCGLKSRTFLAELMPHYPIYVPLLPDTAQEAMGQVHPRAQITFDILMREGFETDHYIDIFDGGPTLHARVSGIRSIAQSRVVPVKIGEPVKGAGRQYLVANAQLQDYRAVLLELDYAPGKPVTLDLEAAEALGVGEGASVRLVAV; this is translated from the coding sequence ATGCTGGTGATGCGCCCCGCGCAAATGGCTGATCTGGGCGAGGTACAGCGTCTGGCTGCGGACAGCCCGATTGGTGTCACTTCCTTGCCGGATGACGTTGAACGCCTGAGCGACAAGATCGCCGCGAGCGAAGCCTCGTTTTCCGCTGAAGTCAGCTTCAACGGTGAAGAGAGCTATTTCTTCGTCCTCGAAGACAGTGCCACCGGCAAACTGGTGGGCTGCTCGGCGATCGTCGCGTCGGCCGGTTATTCCGAGCCGTTCTACAGTTTCCGTAATGAAACCTTCGTGCACGCCTCCCGCGAGCTGAAGATTCATAACAAGATCCACGTGCTCTCCCAGTGCCACGACCTGACCGGCAACAGCTTGCTGACCAGTTTCTACGTGAAGCCGGAGTTGGTCGGTTCGCCGTGGGCGGAGCTCAATTCCCGTGGCCGCCTGTTGTTTGTGGCCAGCCACCCGGAGCGCTTTGCCGATTCCGTGGTGACCGAGATCGTCGGCTACAGCGATGAAAATGGCGACTCGCCGTTCTGGGATGCGATCGGTCGCAACTTCTTCGACCTCAACTACGCCGCTGCCGAGCGTCTGTGCGGCCTGAAGAGCCGGACGTTCCTCGCCGAACTGATGCCGCATTACCCGATCTACGTGCCGTTGCTGCCGGACACCGCTCAAGAAGCGATGGGCCAGGTGCACCCACGGGCGCAGATCACCTTCGACATCCTGATGCGCGAAGGCTTCGAGACCGATCACTACATCGACATTTTCGACGGCGGTCCGACCTTGCACGCCCGTGTCTCGGGGATCCGTTCGATCGCCCAGAGCCGTGTGGTCCCGGTGAAAATCGGTGAGCCGGTCAAAGGCGCCGGTCGTCAGTACTTGGTGGCCAACGCCCAGTTGCAGGATTACCGCGCGGTATTGCTTGAGCTCGATTACGCGCCGGGCAAACCCGTGACCCTGGATCTAGAAGCGGCCGAAGCCTTGGGCGTCGGTGAAGGTGCCAGCGTGCGCCTGGTCGCGGTTTAA
- the astE gene encoding succinylglutamate desuccinylase produces the protein MLALGKLLELTLAGREPAEKTQLTVEGVRMRWLSEGALEVRPPEARDNGLDLLLSAGIHGNETAPIELLDRLLHDIARGDLKPRARILFLFGNPEAIRRGERFIEQDVNRLFNGRHEQSSGSEALRACELERLAASFFSLPDRDRLHYDLHTAIRGSKIEQFALYPWKEDRQHSRRELARLRAAGMEAVLLQNKPSIVFSSYTYDKLGAESFTLELGKARPFGQNSGVNVNLLETRLKQIIEGNEPPLAEASLDGLQLFSVAREIIKHSDSFRLNLPADIENFSELEVGYVLAEDIAQTRWIIEEKGARIIFPNPKVKNGLRAGILIVPTTDENLA, from the coding sequence ATGCTCGCCCTCGGCAAACTGCTTGAACTGACCCTCGCCGGCCGCGAACCGGCGGAGAAGACTCAACTGACTGTCGAAGGCGTGCGGATGCGCTGGTTGAGCGAAGGTGCGCTGGAAGTCCGGCCACCTGAAGCTCGCGACAATGGCCTGGACTTGCTGCTGTCAGCGGGTATCCATGGCAACGAAACAGCGCCGATCGAGTTGCTTGATCGCCTGTTGCATGACATCGCTCGCGGCGACCTCAAGCCGCGCGCACGTATTCTGTTCCTGTTCGGTAACCCCGAGGCGATCCGTCGCGGCGAGCGTTTCATCGAGCAGGACGTCAATCGGCTGTTCAACGGCCGTCACGAGCAAAGCAGTGGTTCCGAAGCCCTGCGTGCCTGTGAACTGGAACGACTGGCGGCGAGTTTCTTCAGCCTGCCGGATCGCGACCGCTTGCACTACGACCTGCATACCGCGATTCGTGGCTCGAAAATCGAGCAGTTCGCGCTGTACCCGTGGAAAGAAGACCGTCAGCATTCACGCCGGGAACTGGCTCGCCTGCGCGCCGCCGGCATGGAAGCGGTGCTGTTGCAAAACAAGCCGTCCATCGTGTTCAGCTCCTACACCTACGACAAGCTCGGTGCCGAGTCCTTCACCCTGGAACTGGGCAAGGCCCGGCCATTCGGACAGAACTCCGGGGTCAACGTCAATCTGCTGGAAACCCGTCTCAAACAGATCATCGAAGGCAACGAGCCGCCGTTGGCCGAAGCGTCGCTGGACGGTTTGCAGCTGTTCAGCGTGGCACGAGAAATCATCAAGCACAGCGACAGCTTCCGCTTGAACCTGCCAGCGGACATCGAGAATTTTTCGGAATTGGAAGTGGGTTACGTACTGGCCGAAGACATCGCCCAGACCCGCTGGATCATCGAAGAGAAGGGCGCCCGGATCATCTTCCCGAACCCCAAGGTGAAGAACGGCCTGCGCGCCGGCATCCTGATCGTGCCGACCACCGACGAAAACCTCGCCTGA
- a CDS encoding 6,7-dimethyl-8-ribityllumazine synthase, whose product MQPTAIDSKSKNHQGERVAFIQACWHKEIVDQSRKGFLAEMIAQGYQESDIDFFEVGGAFEIPLHAKLLAKSGRYAGIVAAGLVVDGGIYRHEFVAQSVISGLMQVQLETEVPVFSVVLTPHHFHAGEEHQKFFFEHFVHKGQEAAKTCADTLHKTRALRRNEPRAVAV is encoded by the coding sequence ATGCAACCCACCGCAATCGACAGCAAAAGCAAAAACCATCAGGGCGAGCGCGTCGCGTTCATCCAGGCCTGCTGGCACAAGGAAATCGTCGACCAGAGCCGTAAAGGCTTCCTCGCCGAAATGATTGCCCAGGGCTATCAGGAATCGGATATCGATTTCTTCGAAGTCGGCGGCGCCTTTGAAATCCCGTTGCACGCCAAGCTGCTGGCCAAGTCCGGTCGTTACGCCGGCATCGTTGCCGCAGGTCTGGTGGTGGACGGCGGGATCTACCGTCACGAATTCGTCGCCCAATCGGTGATCAGCGGCCTGATGCAGGTTCAGCTGGAAACCGAAGTGCCGGTGTTCTCTGTGGTCCTCACCCCGCACCACTTCCATGCCGGCGAAGAACATCAGAAGTTCTTCTTCGAGCATTTCGTGCACAAGGGCCAGGAAGCGGCGAAGACCTGCGCGGATACGCTGCACAAGACGCGAGCACTGCGTCGCAATGAGCCACGCGCGGTAGCGGTCTAA
- a CDS encoding aspartate aminotransferase family protein produces the protein MSVEHAAVERADFDQVMVPNYAPAAFIPVRGAGSRVWDQSGRELIDFAGGIAVNVLGHAHPALVGALTEQANKLWHVSNVFTNEPALRLAHKLIDATFAERVFFCNSGAEANEAAFKLARRVAFDRFGTEKYEIIAALNSFHGRTLFTVNVGGQSKYSDGFGPKITGITHVPYNDLAALKAAISDKTCAVVLEPIQGEGGVMPAELAYLQGARELCTEHNALLVFDEVQTGMGRSGKLFAYQHYGVTPDILTSAKSLGGGFPIAAMLTTEDLAKHLVVGTHGTTYGGNPLACAVAEAVIDVINTPEVLNGVNAKHDKFKARLEQIGEKYGLFTQVRGLGLLIGCVLNDAWKGKAKDIFNAAEREGLMILQAGPDVIRFAPSLVVEDADIDAGLDRFERAAAKLAQA, from the coding sequence ATGTCCGTTGAGCACGCTGCGGTAGAACGCGCCGATTTCGACCAGGTAATGGTTCCCAACTACGCGCCTGCCGCTTTCATCCCTGTGCGTGGTGCCGGTTCCCGCGTTTGGGACCAGTCTGGCCGCGAGCTGATCGACTTCGCCGGCGGGATTGCCGTTAACGTATTGGGCCACGCGCACCCGGCGCTGGTCGGTGCCTTGACCGAGCAGGCGAACAAGCTGTGGCACGTGTCCAACGTGTTCACCAATGAGCCGGCCCTGCGCCTGGCACATAAGCTGATCGACGCCACGTTTGCCGAGCGCGTGTTCTTCTGCAACTCCGGCGCCGAAGCCAACGAGGCCGCTTTCAAGCTGGCCCGTCGCGTCGCCTTCGATCGTTTCGGTACCGAGAAGTACGAAATCATCGCCGCGCTGAACAGCTTCCACGGCCGCACCCTGTTCACCGTGAACGTCGGTGGCCAGTCGAAGTACTCCGACGGCTTCGGTCCTAAAATCACCGGCATCACCCACGTGCCTTACAACGATCTGGCGGCGCTGAAAGCGGCCATTTCCGACAAGACCTGCGCCGTGGTGCTGGAACCGATCCAGGGCGAGGGCGGCGTAATGCCGGCCGAACTGGCTTACCTGCAAGGCGCCCGCGAACTGTGCACCGAGCACAACGCGCTGCTGGTGTTCGACGAAGTGCAAACCGGCATGGGCCGCAGCGGCAAGCTGTTCGCCTACCAGCATTACGGCGTGACCCCGGACATCCTGACCAGCGCCAAGAGCCTGGGCGGCGGTTTCCCGATCGCGGCAATGCTGACCACTGAAGACCTGGCCAAACACTTGGTCGTCGGCACCCACGGCACTACCTACGGCGGTAACCCGCTGGCGTGCGCTGTGGCGGAAGCGGTCATCGACGTGATCAACACCCCGGAAGTGCTGAACGGCGTCAACGCCAAGCACGACAAGTTCAAGGCGCGCCTGGAGCAGATCGGCGAGAAGTACGGCCTGTTCACTCAGGTTCGTGGCCTGGGCCTGTTGATCGGTTGCGTGCTGAACGATGCCTGGAAAGGCAAGGCCAAGGACATCTTCAACGCCGCCGAGCGCGAAGGCCTGATGATCCTGCAAGCCGGCCCGGACGTGATTCGTTTCGCCCCGAGCCTGGTGGTTGAAGACGCTGACATCGATGCCGGCCTGGACCGTTTCGAACGCGCTGCGGCGAAACTGGCTCAAGCCTGA
- the astA gene encoding arginine N-succinyltransferase, protein MIVRPVRSSDLPALIDLARSTGTGLTTLPANEERLAHRVGWAEKTFRGEAGRGDADYLFVLEDDNGRVVGISAIAGAVGLREPWYNFRVGLTVSASQELNIYREIPTLFLANDLTGNSELCSLFLHADFRNGLNGRLLAKARMLFIAEFPELFGNKIIAEMRGVSDDAGRSPFWESLGRHFFKMEFSQADYLTGVGNKAFIAELMPKFPLYTCFLSPDARNVIGQVHPDTEPALSMLKSEGFSYQGYVDIFDAGPSVECETGKIRAVRDSQALVLAIGTPGDDATPFLIHNRKREDCRVTAAPARFAAGTLVVDQLTAKRLHLNAGDQVRAVPLSAARESK, encoded by the coding sequence ATGATCGTTCGTCCCGTACGCAGCAGCGATTTACCCGCTCTGATCGACCTGGCCCGCAGCACCGGCACCGGCCTGACTACCTTGCCGGCCAACGAAGAACGTCTGGCCCATCGGGTCGGCTGGGCCGAGAAAACCTTTCGCGGCGAAGCCGGGCGGGGCGATGCGGACTACCTGTTCGTGCTCGAAGACGACAACGGCCGGGTGGTGGGGATTTCCGCCATCGCTGGCGCGGTCGGCCTGCGTGAGCCTTGGTACAACTTCCGGGTCGGCCTGACGGTCAGCGCCTCGCAAGAGCTGAACATCTATCGCGAAATTCCGACGCTGTTCCTGGCCAACGACCTGACCGGCAACTCCGAGCTGTGCTCGCTGTTCCTTCACGCCGATTTCCGCAATGGCCTCAATGGCCGGCTGCTGGCCAAGGCGCGGATGTTGTTCATCGCCGAATTCCCGGAGCTGTTCGGCAACAAGATCATCGCCGAGATGCGCGGTGTGTCCGACGACGCCGGGCGTTCGCCGTTTTGGGAAAGCCTGGGCCGGCACTTCTTCAAGATGGAATTCAGCCAGGCGGATTACCTGACCGGCGTCGGCAACAAGGCGTTTATCGCCGAACTGATGCCGAAATTTCCGCTGTACACCTGCTTCCTGTCGCCAGACGCGCGCAACGTCATCGGCCAGGTTCACCCGGACACCGAGCCGGCCCTGTCGATGCTCAAGAGCGAAGGTTTCAGCTATCAGGGCTACGTCGACATCTTCGACGCCGGCCCGTCGGTGGAATGTGAAACCGGCAAGATCCGCGCGGTACGCGACAGCCAGGCGCTGGTGCTGGCCATCGGCACGCCGGGGGATGACGCCACGCCTTTCCTGATTCACAACCGCAAGCGCGAAGACTGCCGGGTCACTGCCGCGCCAGCTCGCTTCGCCGCCGGCACGTTGGTGGTTGATCAGTTGACCGCCAAACGCCTTCATCTCAACGCCGGCGATCAAGTGCGCGCCGTTCCGTTGTCCGCTGCTCGGGAGTCGAAATAA
- the ltaE gene encoding low-specificity L-threonine aldolase, producing MSVIDLRSDTVTQPTAGMLDAMANAATGDDVYGEDPTVNRLEAELAKRLGFAAALFVPTGTMSNLLGLMAHCERGDEYIVGQQAHTYKYEGGGAAVLGSIQPQPLEVQADGSLDLAHVAAAIKPDDFHFARTRLLALENTMQGKVLPLEYLAKARSFTREHGLALHLDGARLYNAAVKLGVDAREITQYFDSVSVCLSKGLGAPIGSVLCGTTELIAKARRLRKMVGGGMRQAGILAAAGLYALDNNVQRLADDHANAQFLAEGLRQAGYDVEPVQTNMVYVQMGDRAEAIKAFAGERGIKLSAAGRLRMVTHMDVSRAQIEQVIATFVEFSRN from the coding sequence ATGAGCGTTATCGATCTTCGCAGCGACACCGTCACCCAACCGACCGCAGGGATGCTCGACGCAATGGCCAACGCGGCCACGGGTGACGACGTTTACGGTGAAGATCCGACGGTCAATCGTCTGGAAGCTGAACTGGCAAAACGACTGGGTTTTGCCGCCGCGCTGTTCGTGCCAACGGGCACCATGAGCAACCTGTTGGGTTTGATGGCGCATTGCGAGCGTGGTGACGAATACATCGTCGGTCAGCAGGCTCACACCTATAAGTACGAAGGTGGCGGTGCGGCCGTACTCGGCTCGATCCAGCCGCAGCCGCTGGAAGTACAGGCCGATGGCTCGCTGGACCTGGCTCACGTGGCCGCCGCGATCAAGCCCGACGACTTCCATTTCGCACGCACTCGCTTGCTTGCGCTGGAAAACACCATGCAGGGCAAGGTCCTGCCATTGGAGTACCTGGCCAAGGCGCGCAGTTTCACCCGCGAACATGGCTTGGCCCTGCACCTGGATGGCGCGCGTCTCTACAACGCCGCGGTCAAACTGGGTGTCGATGCCCGGGAAATCACTCAGTACTTTGATTCTGTTTCGGTTTGCCTGTCCAAAGGCCTGGGTGCGCCGATTGGTTCGGTGCTCTGCGGCACGACCGAGTTGATCGCCAAGGCGCGTCGCCTGCGTAAAATGGTCGGCGGCGGCATGCGTCAGGCCGGGATTCTGGCGGCGGCAGGGTTGTATGCTCTGGACAACAACGTTCAGCGCCTGGCCGACGACCACGCCAATGCACAATTTTTGGCCGAAGGCTTGCGTCAGGCCGGTTACGACGTCGAACCGGTGCAGACCAACATGGTTTACGTGCAAATGGGCGACCGCGCCGAGGCGATCAAGGCATTCGCGGGCGAGCGCGGCATCAAGCTGAGCGCCGCCGGCCGTCTGCGGATGGTCACGCACATGGACGTCAGCCGTGCACAAATCGAGCAGGTCATCGCGACATTCGTCGAGTTTTCGCGCAACTGA
- the astB gene encoding N-succinylarginine dihydrolase yields MKSYEVNFDGLVGPTHNYGGLSYGNVASQSNSQQSSNPKEAALQGLAKMKALMEMGFQQGVLAPQERPDVAALRRLGFSGTDAQVIEQAAKDAMPLLVASCSASSMWVANAATVSPSADTADGRVHFTAANLNCKYHRSIEHPTTSRVLGAMFADQKHFAHHAALPAVAQFGDEGAANHTRFCREYGEAGVEFFVFGRSAFDNRYPAPQKYPARQTLEASQAVARLHGLSDDGVVYAQQNPSVIDQGVFHNDVIAVGNGEVLFYHEDAFLDTEQMLAELSGKLAKVGGKFQSVCVPRSAVSVEDAVRSYLFNSQLLSRPDGAMLLIVPEECRGNERVWQYLQGLTSSGGLIREVKVFDLKQSMQNGGGPACLRLRVALNETELAAVNPGVIMTAPLYGTLTEWVDKHYRDRMTENDLADPQLLLECRTALDELTQILKLGAVYPFQIN; encoded by the coding sequence ATGAAATCCTATGAAGTCAATTTTGACGGTCTAGTGGGGCCGACCCATAACTACGGCGGCCTGTCCTACGGCAACGTCGCGTCCCAGAGCAACAGCCAGCAGTCTTCGAACCCGAAGGAAGCGGCGTTGCAGGGCCTGGCAAAAATGAAGGCCCTGATGGAAATGGGCTTTCAACAAGGCGTGCTCGCGCCGCAAGAACGCCCGGATGTCGCCGCATTGCGCCGTTTGGGTTTCAGCGGCACCGACGCACAGGTCATCGAGCAGGCGGCTAAAGATGCGATGCCGCTGCTGGTCGCCAGTTGCTCGGCATCGAGCATGTGGGTGGCCAACGCCGCCACTGTCAGCCCGAGCGCCGACACCGCCGATGGCCGCGTGCATTTCACCGCCGCCAACCTGAACTGCAAATATCACCGCAGCATCGAGCATCCGACCACCAGCCGCGTGCTCGGCGCCATGTTCGCGGACCAGAAGCACTTCGCGCACCACGCCGCATTGCCGGCCGTGGCGCAGTTCGGTGACGAAGGCGCGGCCAACCACACCCGTTTCTGCCGTGAATATGGCGAGGCCGGTGTCGAGTTTTTCGTGTTCGGTCGCAGCGCGTTCGATAACCGCTACCCCGCACCGCAGAAATACCCGGCACGCCAGACCCTCGAAGCCTCCCAGGCTGTTGCGCGTTTGCACGGCTTGAGCGACGACGGCGTGGTTTATGCCCAGCAGAACCCTTCGGTGATCGATCAGGGCGTGTTCCACAACGACGTGATCGCTGTGGGCAACGGCGAAGTTTTGTTCTATCACGAGGATGCGTTCCTCGACACCGAACAGATGCTGGCCGAACTGTCCGGAAAACTCGCCAAAGTCGGTGGGAAATTTCAGTCTGTCTGTGTACCACGTTCGGCGGTCAGCGTAGAGGACGCGGTTCGTTCCTACCTGTTCAATAGCCAACTGCTGTCGCGTCCTGACGGCGCCATGCTGTTGATCGTGCCGGAAGAATGCCGTGGCAACGAACGTGTCTGGCAATACCTGCAAGGGTTGACCAGCTCTGGCGGGCTGATCCGCGAAGTGAAAGTCTTCGATCTGAAGCAGAGCATGCAGAACGGCGGTGGCCCGGCTTGCCTGAGACTTCGCGTGGCGCTCAACGAAACCGAACTGGCGGCGGTCAATCCAGGGGTTATCATGACGGCACCGTTGTACGGCACGCTGACCGAATGGGTCGACAAGCACTACCGCGACCGCATGACCGAAAACGATCTCGCGGACCCGCAATTGCTGCTTGAATGCCGGACGGCACTGGATGAACTGACGCAAATCCTTAAACTGGGCGCGGTTTATCCATTCCAGATCAATTAA